From the genome of Pseudomonadota bacterium, one region includes:
- a CDS encoding aspartate kinase produces MSLIVQKYGGTSVGDIDRIRNVAMRVSKTFDGKNDVVVILSAMSGVTDNLINLANQASYAPDKRELDVLLNTGEQTTVAILAMMLKGMNYPAVSLLGHQIKIKTSSDFGSARIAGIDVDNIKKYLGQKMIVVVAGFQGIDSYGNLTTLGRGGSDTTAVAIAAALKADMCEIYTDVDGIYTADPNICKKARKLDKISYDEMLEMSSLGAKVLQIRSVEFAKKYYVPVHLRSSFSFEEGTMVVNESADMERLVVSGVTHSKNEARITLKKVPDQPGIAAKIFSPIADAGILVDMIIQNTRAAKLTDLTFTVPKSDFKKAVEIENKVASEIGAEAVLVDENVAKVSVIGVGMKNHSGVAARMFSVLARENINVLLISTSEIRISCLIEEKYAELAVRVLHAEFGLDRE; encoded by the coding sequence ATGAGTTTAATTGTACAAAAATATGGTGGAACATCGGTAGGTGATATTGATCGTATACGCAATGTGGCGATGCGCGTATCAAAGACCTTTGATGGAAAAAACGACGTAGTAGTAATCCTTTCAGCGATGTCAGGGGTTACCGACAATCTTATTAATCTGGCGAATCAGGCCTCTTATGCTCCTGATAAACGTGAGCTTGATGTTCTTCTTAACACGGGAGAACAGACAACGGTTGCTATTCTTGCCATGATGTTAAAGGGTATGAATTACCCAGCTGTATCACTTCTTGGCCATCAAATTAAAATTAAGACCAGCAGCGATTTCGGAAGCGCCAGAATCGCCGGAATCGATGTAGATAATATCAAAAAATATCTTGGTCAGAAAATGATAGTAGTTGTTGCAGGTTTTCAGGGTATAGATTCTTATGGAAATCTGACAACTCTTGGCCGTGGTGGTTCGGACACAACGGCCGTAGCTATAGCTGCAGCGCTTAAAGCCGATATGTGCGAAATATATACCGATGTTGACGGAATATATACTGCTGATCCCAATATATGTAAAAAGGCCAGAAAACTTGATAAGATATCCTATGACGAGATGCTTGAAATGTCCAGCCTTGGAGCAAAGGTTTTACAGATCAGATCCGTTGAGTTTGCGAAAAAATATTATGTGCCTGTACATCTTAGATCATCATTTTCATTTGAGGAGGGAACTATGGTAGTAAATGAATCTGCGGATATGGAAAGACTTGTCGTATCCGGTGTAACACACAGTAAAAACGAAGCACGTATTACCTTGAAAAAAGTTCCCGATCAGCCGGGTATTGCCGCAAAAATATTTTCTCCGATTGCTGATGCCGGGATACTTGTAGATATGATAATACAAAATACCCGTGCTGCAAAATTGACTGACCTTACATTTACAGTCCCCAAATCGGATTTTAAAAAGGCAGTAGAGATTGAAAATAAAGTTGCAAGTGAAATAGGCGCCGAAGCTGTGTTAGTTGATGAAAATGTCGCCAAGGTTTCTGTAATAGGTGTTGGAATGAAGAACCATTCCGGCGTTGCCGCAAGAATGTTTTCGGTTCTTGCAAGAGAAAATATAAATGTACTTTTAATAAGTACTTCCGAAATCAGAATATCATGTCTCATAGAAGAAAAATATGCCGAGCTTGCGGTTCGTGTTCTTCATGCGGAATTCGGGTTGGATAGGGAATAG
- the tsaE gene encoding tRNA (adenosine(37)-N6)-threonylcarbamoyltransferase complex ATPase subunit type 1 TsaE gives MLKEFKKIYEKGYSMNLNGDNLITDTIANSCEETQSLGEKIGKKIKDKIILALTGELGSGKTSFVQGLAKGLEIPEKFYITSPTYSIIHEYPGRIPLFHIDLYRLADEDDIFDTGLYEILDRFGVFAIEWPDLLKNDFPDKYLAVHFEITGDDIRKINITAHGDDAAGLINDL, from the coding sequence ATGCTAAAGGAATTTAAGAAAATTTATGAAAAAGGCTACAGTATGAACTTGAATGGTGATAATCTGATTACAGATACTATTGCAAATTCCTGTGAGGAAACTCAAAGTCTGGGAGAAAAAATAGGGAAAAAAATAAAAGATAAAATCATACTTGCATTGACAGGAGAGCTTGGAAGCGGAAAAACATCCTTTGTTCAGGGTCTTGCCAAAGGGCTTGAAATCCCGGAAAAATTTTATATTACAAGCCCGACTTACTCGATAATTCATGAATATCCGGGGCGAATCCCCCTTTTTCATATTGATTTATACCGCTTAGCAGATGAAGACGATATTTTTGATACAGGGCTTTATGAAATACTTGACAGATTCGGGGTTTTTGCTATTGAATGGCCCGACTTATTAAAAAATGATTTTCCGGATAAATATTTGGCAGTTCACTTTGAAATAACGGGTGATGATATAAGAAAAATTAATATAACCGCCCACGGAGATGATGCCGCCGGTCTTATAAACGATTTATGA
- a CDS encoding PAS domain S-box protein: MENSFKTNQVLLKENALLKKRIRELVQAELEHIQAENALLESEENASAILREMHDGFWLMHVQDSMILDVNEAMCRLLGYTREEILKIPIAEIAVNDSPELISSRSKHIIKFGSAHFESSFKCKNGTFIDVEVSATYLSKRKLFFCFCRDVTDSKSLEKELLDSKTILQAVMDGTPDAVFVKDCDSRMLMANPATLAILGKSTEQIIGKESKEIHENPDVVRAIMEHDKLVISSGKAFLIEEKVPTVDGLRVYQSTKAPYRDGAGKIIGVIGISRDITEYKQAKEELEKHRSHLENIVKERTEELENKNIALQELNMALKVLLQKREDDKNDMEERFLINIQNLILPYIEQLKQSSLGARQRSQLDIMEAHLHEIATPLLKNIRQFNFTPREIQVAILVRHGKSTKECAEILGIASSSIDVYRKSIRKKLGLSNRSVNLISYLDSLQQ; encoded by the coding sequence ATGGAAAATTCATTTAAAACTAACCAAGTACTACTCAAAGAAAATGCCTTGTTAAAGAAGAGAATCCGTGAACTGGTACAAGCTGAATTAGAACATATACAGGCCGAGAATGCATTGCTTGAAAGTGAAGAAAATGCCAGCGCCATCCTTCGTGAAATGCATGACGGTTTTTGGCTAATGCACGTACAAGACTCAATGATTCTTGATGTGAATGAGGCCATGTGTCGTTTATTGGGCTATACCCGTGAAGAGATATTAAAAATACCAATAGCTGAGATAGCAGTGAATGATTCACCTGAGCTAATATCTTCGAGAAGTAAACACATCATTAAATTTGGCTCGGCTCATTTTGAATCGAGCTTTAAATGCAAGAATGGCACCTTTATTGATGTTGAGGTTAGTGCCACATATTTGTCAAAACGTAAATTATTCTTCTGTTTTTGCCGTGATGTTACTGATAGCAAGAGCCTGGAGAAAGAACTGCTCGATAGCAAAACCATCCTTCAAGCTGTGATGGATGGAACGCCTGATGCTGTGTTTGTAAAGGATTGCGATAGCCGCATGCTTATGGCCAATCCTGCAACATTGGCAATACTTGGCAAGTCTACTGAGCAAATTATCGGGAAGGAATCCAAAGAAATACATGAAAACCCTGACGTAGTACGCGCCATAATGGAGCATGACAAGCTTGTAATATCTTCTGGAAAAGCCTTCCTGATAGAAGAAAAGGTTCCAACAGTCGATGGTCTTCGTGTGTACCAATCGACCAAGGCGCCTTATCGTGATGGGGCAGGCAAGATTATTGGCGTCATCGGAATATCACGCGACATCACCGAATACAAGCAGGCAAAGGAGGAGCTGGAAAAGCATCGGAGTCATCTTGAGAACATAGTTAAGGAGCGAACTGAGGAGTTGGAAAACAAAAACATCGCCCTTCAGGAACTTAATATGGCGCTTAAGGTTCTCTTGCAGAAAAGGGAAGATGATAAAAATGACATGGAAGAAAGATTCTTAATAAATATACAGAATCTTATTCTTCCATATATCGAACAGTTAAAACAAAGCAGTCTAGGAGCAAGGCAGCGATCCCAGCTTGATATCATGGAAGCACATCTCCATGAAATTGCTACACCTCTGCTAAAAAATATAAGACAGTTCAACTTTACTCCTAGAGAAATCCAGGTGGCAATTCTAGTTAGGCATGGTAAATCAACAAAGGAATGTGCAGAAATATTAGGGATAGCCAGTAGTTCAATAGATGTCTATAGGAAAAGTATTAGAAAAAAGCTTGGATTAAGCAATAGATCTGTAAACCTTATATCATACCTTGATAGCCTGCAGCAATAG